One Niabella beijingensis DNA window includes the following coding sequences:
- a CDS encoding enolase C-terminal domain-like protein, giving the protein MIATITIKDRRFPLAAGAGSDAIHKDPQYSYAVTTLGDENGRAGTGLAFTVGAGNDLVCKAAQFYAEKLKGQDIEALMQDFGTIFKTLSNEQQFRWLGPHKGVVHLGLASVTNACYDLWAKQRGVPLWKLLSELSPEQIVNTLDLSYLEDVLTKEEALELLTAQAATRTARMSIIETGYPGYDTSVGWFNYNDEKVRENCKKAIASGFTAMKLKVGSADPQRDIRRANIVREEAGDAVKVMLDANQQWTLPQAIAVCNELKKINPYWIEEPTHPDDVLAHQALAREIAPVQLAVGEHVPNRILFKNYLQSGCAGFIQVDAVRVGGVSEFITISLLCKKFGVPVVPHVGDMGQLHQHLVLFNHIAMGHPALFLEHIPHLKEYFVHPVKIENGVYRSPQEAGSSCDLKV; this is encoded by the coding sequence ATGATCGCAACCATTACCATAAAAGACAGACGCTTTCCGCTTGCTGCCGGAGCAGGAAGTGATGCGATACACAAGGATCCGCAATACTCTTATGCCGTTACAACGCTGGGAGACGAGAATGGCCGGGCGGGTACGGGGCTGGCATTTACCGTGGGTGCAGGCAATGATCTTGTATGCAAGGCGGCACAATTCTATGCGGAAAAATTAAAGGGGCAGGATATTGAAGCATTAATGCAGGACTTTGGAACTATTTTTAAAACCCTTTCCAATGAACAGCAGTTCCGGTGGCTGGGACCGCACAAAGGGGTGGTGCACCTGGGACTGGCATCCGTTACCAACGCCTGTTATGATCTCTGGGCCAAACAACGCGGTGTGCCGTTGTGGAAGCTGCTCTCAGAACTGAGCCCGGAGCAAATAGTGAACACGCTCGATCTTTCCTACCTGGAAGATGTGCTGACAAAAGAAGAAGCACTTGAGCTGCTTACAGCGCAGGCGGCCACCAGGACGGCACGTATGAGTATCATTGAGACGGGTTACCCGGGTTATGATACTTCGGTAGGGTGGTTCAACTATAATGATGAAAAAGTGCGCGAGAATTGTAAAAAGGCCATCGCCAGCGGCTTTACGGCCATGAAATTAAAAGTAGGTTCGGCCGATCCGCAGCGGGATATACGACGGGCTAATATTGTGCGCGAAGAAGCAGGTGATGCGGTAAAAGTGATGCTGGATGCCAACCAGCAGTGGACGCTTCCGCAAGCCATAGCGGTTTGTAATGAACTGAAGAAGATCAACCCTTACTGGATCGAAGAACCCACACATCCCGATGATGTGCTGGCACACCAGGCGCTGGCCCGTGAAATAGCACCGGTACAGCTGGCGGTGGGGGAGCATGTTCCCAACCGCATCCTGTTTAAGAATTACCTGCAAAGCGGTTGTGCCGGTTTTATACAGGTGGACGCCGTTCGGGTGGGTGGTGTCAGCGAGTTTATTACCATCAGCCTGCTGTGTAAAAAATTTGGCGTGCCCGTAGTGCCACATGTAGGGGATATGGGACAGCTGCACCAGCACCTGGTATTGTTCAATCATATTGCGATGGGACACCCGGCCCTGTTCCTGGAACATATCCCGCATCTGAAAGAATATTTTGTACATCCCGTAAAAATTGAGAACGGGGTGTATCGTAGCCCGCAGGAGGCGGGAAGCAGTTGCGACCTGAAGGTATAG
- a CDS encoding sodium:solute symporter, giving the protein MVSTPDIIITISYILFIVTIGLWTGARKRAGSTDSKEYFLAGNTLRWPMIGLALFATNISCLHLVSLAQSGFDTGLLNGNFEWMAAFTLVLLALWFVPFYIRSGVSTLPDFLERRYNKACRDWLAFISIISAVIIHIAFSFLAGGIVLETLFGINMYTSIIVIALVTGLYTIIGGLRAVVVTETVQSVVLIAGALIITYFSWNKAGGWKGMTEILEAQNSMDKISMLRPAGDASGMSWLAVFLGYPVLGIWYWCADQTIVQRALGARDENHARVGALFCGFIKILPVFIFVMPGLLAYALFHSGKLDLSSLQQTGAGGAAVLNTKGIYTLMITQLVPKGLVGILVAALLSGLMSQIAGALNSIATLSSFDLYKRFKPEADDKKLVTVGRVAAAVALVVSIGLLPLLNRYSSLFEGINDVIAHIAPPITTVFLLGVFWKKASAKAAQLTLWLGSALGVTVFAVNKLLGPETFIGHIPFMMMAFYLFCACVLMQVVFSYAYPVQHTAQSRNLYWKSVWEPLQSSGWKGIGNYKVLSFLLIALMGVLYWCFR; this is encoded by the coding sequence ATGGTATCGACTCCCGATATAATTATAACGATCAGCTATATCCTGTTCATTGTAACCATTGGCCTCTGGACGGGCGCCCGTAAGCGGGCGGGCAGCACGGATAGCAAAGAATATTTTCTTGCCGGTAATACACTGCGCTGGCCTATGATCGGCCTGGCATTGTTTGCCACCAATATTTCGTGCCTGCACCTGGTAAGTCTTGCCCAGAGCGGTTTTGATACCGGCCTGCTCAACGGCAATTTTGAGTGGATGGCTGCTTTTACCCTGGTGCTGCTGGCCTTATGGTTTGTACCGTTTTACATCCGCTCAGGGGTCTCTACGCTCCCTGATTTCCTGGAACGGCGGTATAACAAGGCCTGCCGCGACTGGCTGGCGTTTATTTCCATCATTTCCGCCGTGATCATTCATATCGCCTTCTCCTTTCTTGCGGGCGGCATCGTACTGGAAACCCTGTTTGGTATCAATATGTATACCAGCATTATTGTAATTGCACTGGTTACGGGGCTGTACACGATCATTGGCGGACTGCGCGCGGTGGTGGTTACGGAAACGGTGCAAAGCGTGGTGCTCATTGCCGGAGCGCTCATCATTACTTATTTTTCCTGGAACAAAGCCGGCGGCTGGAAGGGGATGACGGAAATATTGGAGGCGCAGAACAGTATGGACAAGATCAGCATGCTGCGCCCCGCAGGGGACGCCAGCGGTATGAGCTGGCTGGCGGTGTTCCTGGGGTACCCGGTGCTGGGTATCTGGTACTGGTGCGCAGACCAGACCATTGTACAGCGCGCACTGGGGGCGCGGGATGAGAACCATGCAAGGGTGGGTGCCCTGTTCTGCGGCTTTATAAAAATACTGCCCGTTTTTATCTTTGTAATGCCGGGTCTGCTTGCCTATGCGTTATTCCATTCCGGTAAACTGGATCTCAGCAGCCTGCAACAGACCGGCGCCGGTGGCGCTGCGGTATTGAACACAAAGGGTATCTATACTTTAATGATCACACAACTGGTGCCCAAAGGACTGGTAGGTATCCTGGTAGCGGCGTTGCTTTCGGGGCTGATGAGCCAGATCGCCGGAGCGCTCAATTCGATCGCTACCCTCAGCAGCTTTGATCTTTATAAACGCTTCAAACCGGAGGCCGACGATAAAAAACTGGTGACCGTGGGCCGTGTTGCTGCTGCTGTTGCTCTTGTGGTATCCATCGGGTTACTGCCCTTGCTCAACCGGTACAGCAGCCTGTTTGAAGGTATTAATGATGTGATCGCTCATATAGCACCACCCATTACTACTGTATTCTTGTTGGGCGTGTTCTGGAAAAAAGCATCGGCAAAAGCTGCCCAGCTGACCTTATGGCTGGGATCTGCCTTGGGTGTGACGGTTTTTGCGGTGAATAAACTTTTAGGACCGGAAACCTTTATCGGCCACATTCCGTTTATGATGATGGCCTTCTACCTGTTCTGTGCCTGTGTATTGATGCAGGTAGTATTTTCTTATGCATACCCGGTGCAGCATACAGCGCAGAGCCGCAACCTGTACTGGAAGTCTGTTTGGGAGCCACTGCAAAGCAGCGGGTGGAAGGGCATCGGTAATTATAAAGTACTTTCATTTTTACTGATCGCACTGATGGGCGTGCTCTATTGGTGCTTTCGCTAA
- a CDS encoding alpha-L-fucosidase — MRKKSFFLMLAAFVFCNTNAQTRSASLQSFMQDRFGMFIHWGPVALRGTEIGWSRDREVSKADYDALYKEFDPVLFDAGAWVKAAKDAGMKYLTITARHHDGFCLWPTKFTEYNIMNSPYKKDVVGALSKACKKEGIKFCIYYSVLDWYHPDYPMHSPHNNPKPDPRSDMNRYIAFMKNQLKELITSYDPYMLWFDGQWESPWTDAMGRDIYSYVKQLKPSIITNNRLGKEFAAVDNKTIDAAKMIGDYDTPEQVVGRLNMDLPWESCFTICNQWAWKPNDKMKSLKECLTILSKAVGGNGNLLLNVGPMPDGRIEARQVKRLQEIGDWLKINGEAVYGTLGGPYEPTGAYATTRKNKTIYVHVLNTDTASIVLRKIPGIKIKTAHTLAGEKVNLAQNGDSIEIHKPAPEKSGLPYVVALETDKPVSTLPIIK; from the coding sequence ATGCGCAAAAAAAGTTTTTTTCTCATGCTGGCGGCATTTGTTTTTTGCAACACAAATGCACAGACCCGCTCCGCATCATTACAATCCTTTATGCAGGACCGTTTTGGAATGTTCATTCATTGGGGACCGGTAGCACTGCGGGGTACGGAGATCGGCTGGAGCCGCGACCGTGAAGTATCCAAGGCCGACTATGATGCTCTTTACAAAGAATTTGATCCGGTGCTTTTTGATGCCGGTGCCTGGGTAAAGGCAGCAAAGGATGCAGGAATGAAATATCTTACGATTACTGCCCGGCATCACGACGGGTTTTGTCTCTGGCCCACAAAGTTTACGGAGTATAATATTATGAACAGTCCGTATAAAAAAGACGTGGTGGGCGCCCTCAGCAAGGCCTGTAAAAAAGAAGGGATCAAATTCTGTATTTATTATTCGGTGCTGGACTGGTACCATCCGGACTATCCGATGCATTCACCCCATAATAACCCCAAGCCCGATCCCCGATCGGATATGAACCGTTATATCGCTTTTATGAAAAACCAGCTGAAGGAGCTTATCACCAGCTATGATCCTTATATGCTTTGGTTCGACGGACAATGGGAAAGTCCCTGGACCGATGCAATGGGCCGGGATATTTACAGCTATGTAAAACAGCTTAAACCCTCCATCATTACCAACAACCGGCTGGGCAAGGAATTTGCCGCTGTGGATAATAAAACGATTGATGCTGCAAAAATGATCGGCGATTATGATACCCCCGAGCAGGTGGTAGGCCGGCTGAACATGGATCTGCCCTGGGAAAGTTGTTTTACCATCTGCAACCAATGGGCCTGGAAACCCAATGATAAAATGAAATCACTGAAGGAATGCCTTACCATCCTCTCCAAAGCCGTGGGTGGTAACGGAAACCTGCTTCTGAATGTTGGCCCCATGCCGGATGGCCGCATCGAGGCGCGGCAAGTAAAACGGTTGCAGGAGATCGGCGACTGGCTGAAGATAAACGGAGAAGCCGTGTATGGCACACTGGGCGGTCCTTATGAGCCTACCGGGGCTTATGCCACTACGCGGAAGAATAAGACCATTTATGTACATGTGCTGAATACGGATACGGCATCTATTGTCCTTAGGAAAATACCAGGTATTAAAATCAAGACCGCACATACCCTGGCGGGGGAAAAGGTGAACCTGGCACAAAATGGTGACAGCATCGAAATCCATAAACCAGCGCCTGAAAAAAGCGGACTGCCTTATGTGGTGGCGCTGGAAACCGACAAACCGGTATCAACCCTTCCGATCATTAAATAA
- a CDS encoding L-rhamnose mutarotase, producing MRALNPVMALVAAMAIACTAPASKKTAGEKTGALPETKVERFGMVTGLKPGQVVCYKQLHAAVWPAVKQKITECNIRNYSIYLKEIDGEPYLFSYWEYVGTDFTADMKKMAADSTTQRWWKETAPTQLPLPDAAAKGETWSRMEEVFHQD from the coding sequence ATGCGTGCATTGAATCCTGTAATGGCGTTGGTGGCAGCTATGGCGATAGCCTGTACCGCGCCTGCATCAAAAAAAACAGCCGGGGAAAAAACCGGCGCCCTGCCGGAGACAAAAGTGGAACGGTTTGGCATGGTTACCGGTTTAAAACCCGGCCAGGTCGTCTGCTACAAGCAATTACACGCCGCGGTATGGCCCGCTGTAAAACAAAAGATCACAGAATGTAATATCCGCAATTATTCCATTTATTTAAAAGAAATAGATGGGGAACCATATCTTTTCAGTTACTGGGAATATGTGGGTACCGACTTTACGGCGGATATGAAAAAAATGGCAGCAGACAGTACTACCCAACGCTGGTGGAAGGAAACAGCGCCCACGCAGCTGCCGCTTCCGGATGCTGCTGCCAAAGGCGAAACCTGGAGCCGCATGGAAGAAGTGTTTCACCAGGATTAA
- a CDS encoding M60 family metallopeptidase: MKHVLKISIAAALLIACNKTPVTSLAGARSQVPHGPGLEMLAQNIWQLTQRSSGQAEASRMMLSLRTADHDPVGLRKNANTPLIVNVTIISGNALPQLLVGSYDRETVTSYNLQPGTNTISGAAGDLYLKFAADQPSAGNKVKVEFVSGFSVLPFYILGTTTNQQWKTMLAGDTLPNVVLVSKRAFVVCSRTKAIEFQDKNQDSALLYIDSALNAEHAFSGLDGSTAADKTWEGKIMIVERTGGYMDATHEGRVRVVGSSFSRVLDHTVITGNGWGLFHEMGHHHQMWNWTFGAVGEVNPNIYTLAAYRKIKSGYTWLTGSKWTAVQQYLALPDSSRNYTTSQASGDVRLALYQQLWLAFGDNFYHNLHQLVRAEKPSPAGNAEEEMRVLMLYASRASGKDLGSFFRKWGFKVSQSVYDEITNLSLPAPSVDITTLHE, translated from the coding sequence ATGAAACACGTATTAAAAATCAGTATTGCTGCGGCGCTGCTCATTGCCTGCAACAAAACACCCGTTACGTCGCTTGCCGGCGCACGTTCCCAGGTACCACACGGGCCCGGACTGGAAATGCTTGCACAGAATATATGGCAACTTACACAGCGCAGTTCGGGGCAGGCAGAAGCCAGCCGGATGATGTTATCATTGCGTACCGCCGATCATGATCCCGTAGGATTGCGGAAAAACGCCAATACTCCGCTCATCGTAAACGTGACCATCATCAGCGGCAATGCATTGCCCCAGCTGCTGGTAGGGAGTTACGACCGGGAAACCGTAACCAGTTACAATCTGCAACCCGGGACCAATACTATTTCCGGGGCTGCAGGGGATCTCTACCTCAAATTTGCAGCCGATCAGCCTTCCGCCGGTAATAAGGTAAAGGTGGAGTTTGTAAGTGGTTTTTCAGTCTTGCCGTTTTATATCCTGGGCACTACCACCAACCAGCAATGGAAAACCATGCTCGCCGGCGATACCCTGCCCAATGTCGTACTCGTATCCAAAAGAGCGTTTGTGGTGTGCTCACGAACAAAGGCGATCGAATTCCAGGACAAGAACCAGGACTCCGCCCTTCTGTATATCGACAGCGCCTTAAATGCTGAACATGCTTTCAGCGGACTTGACGGAAGCACTGCCGCCGATAAGACCTGGGAGGGAAAGATCATGATCGTGGAGCGGACCGGAGGGTATATGGACGCCACGCATGAAGGCCGGGTACGTGTTGTGGGCAGCTCCTTCAGCCGTGTACTGGATCATACCGTGATCACCGGAAACGGCTGGGGGCTCTTTCATGAAATGGGGCATCATCACCAGATGTGGAACTGGACCTTTGGTGCTGTGGGTGAGGTGAACCCGAATATCTATACTCTTGCCGCCTACCGGAAAATAAAATCCGGGTATACCTGGCTTACAGGATCCAAATGGACCGCAGTGCAACAATACCTTGCACTTCCGGATTCCAGCCGCAACTATACCACCTCGCAGGCCTCGGGTGATGTACGCCTGGCACTTTACCAGCAGCTGTGGCTGGCCTTCGGCGACAACTTTTATCACAACCTGCACCAACTCGTACGGGCAGAAAAGCCTTCACCCGCAGGGAATGCTGAAGAGGAAATGCGGGTCCTGATGTTATATGCCAGCAGGGCTTCCGGTAAAGACCTGGGCTCCTTTTTCCGGAAATGGGGTTTTAAGGTAAGCCAGTCGGTTTATGATGAGATCACTAATCTGAGCCTGCCCGCACCATCCGTTGATATCACCACGCTTCATGAATAA
- a CDS encoding family 43 glycosylhydrolase: MKTKPLGALLLILLLAACKRNVADTRLTTAVAANGRPVLAALASVYQNPVIPASQDPKDPQVFKATDGKFYLVHPNDNKYKIYSSSDLVNWTLKTAAGFTKSTGSFWSAGSFKSGSTYNLYYTHVLGAKNKRIGVATSSTPDGPYTDANASLVVKTDASGGYIPVIDPSVFKDPANGKVYLYYARNVGTGTLPDLRCVELTADGLNTVAGTDKQVLTITQDWEKINIEHPLVYYAPNAQPSHRYYMLYNGAGGALPRYAIGYAYAASPAGPFTKAVAGTATGNNPLVAQDPSKGIYGPGAPNTVVDDAGERWLIYRIKTTNTEAWNDRAICIDVLFRNGSDQLICTPTKGTNQTAPTF; this comes from the coding sequence ATGAAAACAAAACCCCTGGGAGCACTCCTCCTTATCCTGCTGCTGGCAGCATGCAAACGGAACGTGGCCGATACCCGACTCACTACTGCTGTGGCTGCAAACGGCCGGCCGGTGCTGGCGGCGCTGGCCTCCGTATACCAGAACCCTGTGATCCCCGCCTCGCAGGATCCCAAAGACCCGCAGGTATTTAAAGCAACGGACGGCAAGTTCTACCTGGTGCACCCCAACGATAACAAGTACAAGATCTACTCCTCGTCCGACCTCGTGAACTGGACCTTAAAAACCGCAGCCGGCTTTACCAAATCCACCGGTTCTTTCTGGTCGGCTGGCAGCTTTAAAAGCGGCAGCACCTATAATTTATATTATACCCATGTGCTGGGCGCAAAGAACAAACGGATCGGCGTGGCAACCTCCTCCACACCGGATGGACCCTATACGGATGCCAATGCCAGCCTGGTGGTAAAGACGGATGCCTCCGGTGGCTATATTCCTGTAATAGATCCTTCTGTTTTTAAGGACCCGGCAAACGGAAAAGTATACCTGTATTATGCCCGGAATGTAGGTACTGGTACGCTGCCGGATCTTCGTTGTGTGGAACTGACGGCTGATGGACTGAATACGGTAGCAGGTACCGACAAGCAGGTGCTCACCATCACCCAGGATTGGGAAAAGATCAATATCGAACACCCGCTGGTGTACTATGCCCCCAATGCACAACCCAGTCACCGCTACTATATGCTGTATAACGGAGCGGGCGGCGCGCTGCCCCGTTATGCAATCGGCTATGCCTATGCTGCATCGCCTGCCGGGCCCTTTACAAAAGCAGTGGCAGGTACCGCTACGGGCAATAATCCCCTGGTAGCACAGGATCCGTCAAAGGGGATCTACGGGCCGGGAGCCCCCAATACCGTGGTGGATGATGCCGGTGAGCGCTGGCTGATCTACCGGATTAAAACCACCAATACCGAAGCCTGGAACGATCGTGCGATCTGTATCGACGTCCTGTTCCGCAATGGCAGCGACCAGCTGATCTGTACCCCCACAAAGGGCACGAACCAGACGGCGCCAACCTTTTAG
- a CDS encoding S41 family peptidase: MRSIVYLFVTALISFTCITLRAQTSRALFSPAELKEDLNYLRHLVSTVHVNPYSELTPAQYDSLFNNIAASLEDTATATALLKKIRPVMARLSDEHAQLNLKSALLDSAYRNAPVYLPFMLKKKGNTYCIDRCLGNAPAGYSGWEIRSINGVPVDELVSLCALATIGYPDQRTETALHQFGYLYPWAAGTLTTVFNITSTTGKIITVPGIFLKDWEAFFATQAVPACAERLSYTRYGDTGYINACSFDVKAEGRYSRDSIRAVIDGIFKQVKADGITQLIIDVSRNEGGSTAVGDYLISSIYHKPYLSYQTNWKRSDEYLNLLRSWGFDNAPYAAAPVGKVLHFASERISPEPVPYPYNGKTVIVIGPATFSSAMNFATLIRDNHIATLAGQTPVNGHPTSFGEMFYTTLPHTQLFVRFGVKEHIRPSGRVADNYLRPDIRLTDQQMSDIHEMIRHIIAVK, translated from the coding sequence ATGAGATCAATTGTTTATTTATTTGTTACCGCGCTTATTAGTTTCACCTGCATTACCCTCCGGGCACAAACCAGCCGCGCCCTATTTTCTCCGGCTGAATTGAAAGAAGACCTGAATTACCTCCGGCACCTTGTTTCCACCGTGCATGTAAACCCTTACAGTGAGTTGACACCCGCACAATACGATAGCCTGTTTAACAATATCGCCGCTTCACTGGAAGATACCGCTACCGCCACAGCTCTTTTAAAAAAGATACGGCCGGTAATGGCCCGGCTTTCTGATGAACATGCGCAGCTGAACCTTAAATCAGCGTTGCTGGATTCCGCTTACCGCAATGCGCCGGTATACCTGCCCTTTATGCTAAAGAAGAAAGGCAACACCTACTGTATTGACCGGTGCCTGGGCAATGCACCTGCCGGCTACAGCGGATGGGAGATCCGCAGCATTAACGGTGTGCCTGTAGACGAATTGGTATCCCTATGTGCCCTTGCTACTATCGGCTATCCTGACCAACGGACGGAAACCGCCCTGCACCAATTTGGCTACCTGTATCCCTGGGCTGCAGGAACACTGACCACTGTATTCAACATAACTTCCACAACAGGAAAAATCATCACTGTACCAGGCATTTTCTTAAAGGACTGGGAGGCATTCTTTGCCACGCAGGCAGTACCGGCCTGTGCAGAGCGGTTATCGTATACCCGCTACGGAGATACGGGCTATATCAATGCCTGCTCTTTTGATGTAAAGGCGGAGGGCCGGTATTCGCGAGATTCCATCCGGGCAGTCATCGACGGTATTTTTAAGCAGGTAAAAGCAGATGGCATCACACAACTGATCATTGATGTAAGTCGCAATGAAGGTGGCAGCACCGCTGTGGGCGATTACCTCATCAGTTCTATTTACCATAAGCCCTACCTCAGCTACCAGACCAACTGGAAACGGAGTGACGAATATTTAAACCTGCTGCGATCCTGGGGATTTGATAATGCACCCTATGCCGCCGCACCGGTGGGTAAGGTACTGCACTTTGCATCGGAGCGGATCAGCCCTGAACCTGTCCCTTATCCCTACAACGGAAAAACCGTTATAGTTATTGGCCCTGCCACATTTTCCAGCGCCATGAATTTTGCCACACTGATAAGGGACAATCATATTGCTACGCTGGCCGGCCAGACACCGGTTAACGGCCATCCCACCAGCTTTGGAGAAATGTTTTACACCACCCTTCCTCATACGCAGCTCTTTGTACGTTTTGGAGTTAAAGAACATATCCGACCTTCAGGCAGGGTGGCCGACAATTACCTGCGACCGGATATTCGGTTAACCGATCAGCAAATGAGCGATATCCACGAAATGATCCGCCATATCATCGCTGTAAAATAA
- a CDS encoding TIM barrel protein: MIVFRKGLFFLLLLLYKMAAAQTGFPKPLRLGFNIGMDKVTPAGMKAAKAAGIDCIEIGMGGIVDTARNFLKQDDAFLAIAQQAKKAADEAGIQIWSVHMPFGKNIDLSLGDENERNAVVAMHARLLKYVAVLDPQLILFHPSWYLNRNERPLRKKQLVRSVQELNPMVKQQGATMVIENMLGPELQHGPVRERPLLRTVEEAVEVMNLLPRDVYSAIDLNHIKYPEKLILAMGSRLKTLHVADGTGREENHYFPCNGKGENNWVAILQALDQVHYDGPFLYESHASNLADYRSCYQSLYAAAFGTGPALGTTLGEKNFPLTAQLTDLQTTPVFEKAMQAVAGEYAAQLQQDIQTCTDRTCYATALRLSPELIRRTGDAWVSEHAGNTRLQTLVAGLKKKETYYRFNQLKDTAYLRKVWETEAGYINNVFSVYISGAAPRYPKIDSIRFNEKDKAYPKTIKDYLQQAAGHVAMPATAFHAAIRILELNGRYEAARYEPLEAGLNTTPVRQLKKTNWNRYAYSLILVPGLGPEDPAVTLDSGGARRCRAAAELYKKGMAPFIVVSGGNVHPFLTPYNEAVEMKRYLTGVMGIPEHAVFIEPHARHTTTNIRNTNRMIYRFKIPAGKPVLIATDASQTQYIRGNMTRTSLRDLGYLPYSNMKNINTEQTSYYPNKECLQTDASDPLDP; encoded by the coding sequence ATGATCGTTTTTCGAAAAGGACTTTTCTTCCTCCTGTTGTTATTGTATAAAATGGCTGCGGCTCAGACCGGCTTCCCCAAACCGCTGCGGCTCGGTTTTAATATCGGTATGGATAAGGTGACCCCCGCCGGCATGAAGGCCGCAAAAGCAGCCGGTATCGATTGTATTGAGATCGGCATGGGTGGTATCGTAGACACCGCCCGTAATTTTTTAAAACAGGATGACGCCTTTTTGGCCATTGCGCAGCAGGCAAAAAAAGCGGCGGATGAAGCCGGTATACAGATCTGGTCGGTACACATGCCGTTTGGGAAAAACATCGACCTGTCGCTGGGTGATGAGAACGAACGCAACGCTGTAGTAGCCATGCATGCACGCCTATTAAAATATGTAGCCGTCCTGGACCCGCAGCTCATTCTTTTTCATCCCAGCTGGTACCTGAACCGCAATGAGCGGCCGCTGCGTAAAAAGCAACTGGTACGGTCGGTGCAGGAATTGAACCCGATGGTAAAACAACAGGGCGCCACTATGGTGATCGAAAACATGCTGGGGCCGGAACTGCAGCACGGGCCGGTGCGCGAGCGGCCACTGTTACGCACGGTAGAAGAGGCCGTCGAAGTAATGAACCTGCTGCCCCGCGATGTCTATTCCGCTATCGATCTGAATCATATCAAGTACCCGGAAAAGCTGATCCTGGCTATGGGCAGCCGTTTAAAAACACTGCATGTTGCCGATGGTACCGGCCGTGAAGAAAACCATTATTTTCCCTGCAACGGTAAAGGCGAAAACAATTGGGTGGCGATCCTTCAGGCACTGGACCAGGTACATTACGACGGGCCTTTTTTATATGAAAGTCATGCTTCCAATCTGGCCGACTACAGGTCCTGCTACCAGTCACTTTATGCCGCAGCATTTGGTACCGGGCCCGCGCTCGGTACTACGCTCGGAGAAAAAAATTTTCCGCTGACAGCACAACTGACCGATCTGCAAACAACCCCGGTATTTGAAAAGGCCATGCAAGCAGTTGCGGGGGAATATGCCGCACAATTGCAGCAGGACATTCAAACCTGTACAGACAGAACCTGCTATGCCACGGCCCTCCGGCTATCGCCGGAGCTGATCCGGAGGACCGGCGATGCCTGGGTTAGCGAACATGCCGGCAATACCCGGCTGCAAACCCTGGTTGCCGGACTAAAAAAGAAAGAAACCTATTATCGGTTCAACCAGCTGAAGGATACCGCCTACCTGCGCAAGGTATGGGAAACCGAAGCCGGTTATATCAACAATGTTTTCAGTGTCTATATAAGCGGCGCGGCGCCCCGGTATCCTAAAATTGATTCCATCCGCTTTAACGAAAAAGATAAAGCATATCCCAAAACAATAAAAGATTACCTGCAACAGGCTGCAGGCCATGTGGCAATGCCGGCTACGGCTTTCCATGCCGCCATCCGCATACTGGAGCTGAACGGGCGCTATGAAGCCGCCCGTTATGAACCGCTGGAGGCAGGTCTTAATACCACTCCGGTAAGGCAGCTGAAAAAAACCAACTGGAACCGCTATGCTTACAGCCTGATACTGGTACCAGGGCTTGGCCCGGAAGACCCGGCGGTAACACTGGATTCCGGTGGTGCCCGGCGCTGCCGTGCCGCTGCAGAATTGTATAAAAAAGGAATGGCGCCGTTCATCGTGGTATCGGGCGGCAATGTGCATCCCTTTTTAACACCCTACAATGAGGCGGTAGAGATGAAACGTTATCTTACAGGAGTTATGGGCATACCGGAACATGCCGTGTTTATTGAACCCCATGCCCGGCATACCACCACCAATATCCGCAATACCAACCGGATGATCTACCGGTTTAAAATACCCGCCGGCAAACCCGTACTGATCGCCACCGATGCCAGTCAGACCCAGTATATACGCGGCAATATGACCCGAACCTCCCTCCGGGATTTGGGTTATCTTCCCTACAGTAATATGAAGAACATTAACACGGAACAGACCTCTTATTATCCCAACAAAGAATGCCTGCAAACGGACGCTTCCGATCCGCTGGACCCCTAG